A single region of the Epinephelus moara isolate mb chromosome 14, YSFRI_EMoa_1.0, whole genome shotgun sequence genome encodes:
- the diras1b gene encoding GTP-binding protein Di-Ras1b, producing the protein MPEQSNDYRVVVFGAGGVGKSSLVLRFVKGTFRDTYIPTVEDTYRQVISCDKSVCTLQITDTTGSHQFPAMQRLSISKGHAFILVYSITSKQSLEELKPIYQQVLAIKGNVEAIPIMLVGNKSDETQREVETKDGEAQANQWKCAFMETSAKTNHNVTELFQELLNLDKKRNMSLNIDGKRSGKQSRAERLKGKCSVM; encoded by the exons ATGCCGGAGCAGAGCAACGACTATCGTGTGGTGGTGTTTGGGGCAGGGGGAGTGGGTAAGAGCTCCCTGGTCCTGCGCTTCGTGAAGGGCACCTTCAGGGACACCTACATCCCCACTGTTGAGGACACTTACCGCCAGGTGATCAGCTGCGATAAGAGCGTGTGCACCCTACAGATCACCGACACCACAGGGAGCCACCAGTTTCCTGCCATGCAGCGTCTGTCCATCTCTAAAGGCCACGCCTTCATCCTGGTCTACTCCATCACGAGCAAACAGTCCCTGGAGGAGCTCAAACCCATTTACCAACAG gtCTTGGCCATAAAGGGCAACGTTGAGGCCATCCCCATCATGCTTGTGGGCAACAAGAGCGATGAGACTCAGCGGGAGGTGGAGACCAAGGACGGGGAGGCCCAGGCCAACCAGTGGAAGTGCGCCTTCATGGAGACGTCAGCCAAGACCAACCACAATGTTACTGAGCTCTTCCAGGAGCTCCTCAACCTGGACAAGAAGAGGAACATGAGCCTCAACATCGACGGCAAGCGCTCAGGGAAGCAGTCCCGCGCCGAGAGACTGAAGGGCAAATGCAGCGTGATGTAA